The Shewanella zhangzhouensis genome has a window encoding:
- a CDS encoding response regulator transcription factor — protein MRLYLVDDDEAIRDSLTYMLDQCGRQLTSFASAEAFLAQADITQPGCLILDSRMPGLSGEALQHELVDQQSPLGIIFLTGHGDLPMALAAFREGACDFFQKPVQAAPLCDAIDKAEAESQRRYEVAGLRLKLARLSEREAQVLRLLTDGLTNKQISETLYLSLRTIEVHRASMMKKLGVHNLAELGRFACR, from the coding sequence ATGCGCCTGTATCTGGTGGACGATGATGAAGCCATTCGGGATTCGCTGACCTATATGCTGGATCAGTGCGGTCGGCAGCTAACCAGCTTTGCCAGTGCCGAAGCTTTTTTGGCGCAGGCAGACATTACCCAGCCTGGCTGCCTGATCCTGGACAGCCGTATGCCCGGCCTCAGCGGTGAGGCGCTGCAACATGAGCTGGTGGATCAGCAAAGTCCCCTTGGGATTATCTTTCTTACCGGCCACGGCGACCTGCCAATGGCATTGGCAGCGTTTCGCGAAGGCGCCTGCGATTTCTTTCAAAAACCGGTTCAGGCCGCCCCCCTGTGCGATGCCATCGATAAGGCTGAGGCCGAAAGCCAGCGTCGCTACGAGGTAGCAGGGCTGAGGTTGAAACTTGCCCGGCTCAGTGAACGGGAAGCCCAGGTGTTGCGGCTGTTAACCGATGGGCTCACCAACAAGCAAATATCAGAAACCCTTTACCTGTCGCTCAGAACCATTGAAGTACACAGAGCCAGCATGATGAAAAAGCTTGGGGTACACAATCTGGCAGAGCTTGGGCGTTTCGCCTGCCGCTGA
- a CDS encoding cupin domain-containing protein, whose amino-acid sequence MKPFINLNHLENGQSSSQGIYGETYFVVSELIGAKRLGYSVSVVPPGKRVCPFHNHRVNEEMFLVLDGTGTLRFGEQSYPIGPMDIIACPPGGPEVAHQIINSGSTELRYLCLSTVDPVEVCEQPDSDKLLVFTGPQEARTLRHVGRKQDAVDYWEGELGSDEP is encoded by the coding sequence ATGAAACCCTTTATCAACCTTAATCACCTTGAGAATGGCCAAAGTAGCAGCCAGGGAATTTATGGCGAAACCTATTTTGTGGTGAGCGAGCTTATCGGGGCCAAACGCCTTGGTTACAGTGTCTCCGTGGTGCCGCCGGGCAAACGGGTCTGCCCTTTTCACAACCACAGGGTAAATGAGGAAATGTTTTTAGTGCTCGATGGCACCGGCACCCTGAGATTTGGCGAGCAAAGTTACCCCATAGGCCCAATGGACATCATCGCCTGTCCACCGGGCGGCCCTGAGGTCGCCCATCAGATAATCAACAGTGGCAGCACAGAGCTCAGGTACCTGTGCCTGTCGACTGTGGATCCTGTGGAGGTATGTGAACAGCCGGACTCAGACAAGCTGCTGGTGTTCACCGGGCCACAGGAAGCGCGAACCCTGCGCCACGTAGGCCGTAAGCAGGATGCGGTGGACTACTGGGAGGGTGAACTCGGCAGCGACGAGCCGTGA
- a CDS encoding isocitrate lyase/PEP mutase family protein, translating to MNFFDLSAARQPLLLGNVWDAACAQLAQKLGYRAIGTSSAAMAASLGYEDGEGMSFDELLFLVKRIRASSSLPLTVDLEAGYGNSPAEIANNIVQLLELGVSGINIEDSRVMAGERQLLSAAQFATELRALCAALGDHRKSLFINVRTDTYLLQCTDAKTDTLSRAALYQSAGADGLFVPCLTEPADIAAIVAGTALPLNLMCMPELPDFARLTQFGVKRISMGNAAYQYQQQTLGDVLAGVKAQDSFAALYSRRG from the coding sequence ATGAACTTTTTCGATTTATCTGCAGCCAGGCAGCCATTGCTGCTTGGTAATGTGTGGGATGCGGCCTGCGCGCAACTGGCCCAGAAGCTGGGTTATCGCGCCATTGGCACCTCCAGCGCGGCGATGGCGGCAAGCCTTGGCTATGAGGACGGCGAAGGGATGAGTTTTGATGAACTGCTGTTTTTGGTCAAAAGGATCCGTGCCAGTAGCAGCTTGCCACTGACGGTGGACCTGGAAGCGGGCTATGGCAACAGTCCGGCAGAGATAGCAAATAACATTGTGCAGTTGTTGGAGCTGGGTGTCAGTGGCATCAATATCGAAGACAGCCGGGTGATGGCTGGGGAGCGGCAACTGCTGAGCGCGGCGCAGTTTGCCACCGAGCTGCGTGCGCTGTGTGCTGCCCTTGGTGACCATAGAAAATCGCTGTTTATCAATGTGCGCACCGACACTTATCTGCTGCAGTGTACGGATGCCAAAACCGACACTCTGAGCCGGGCGGCGCTGTATCAATCGGCCGGAGCGGATGGCCTGTTCGTGCCTTGCCTGACCGAGCCTGCGGATATTGCGGCAATAGTGGCCGGAACCGCGCTACCGCTGAATCTGATGTGTATGCCGGAACTGCCGGATTTTGCCCGGCTGACACAGTTTGGGGTTAAGCGTATCAGCATGGGTAATGCGGCCTATCAATACCAGCAGCAGACCCTTGGCGATGTACTGGCTGGGGTAAAGGCGCAGGACTCGTTCGCTGCCTTGTACAGCCGCCGTGGTTAG
- a CDS encoding CZB domain-containing protein produces the protein MQKVIEHSAMMAFLNTTKLDHAVWKSEIYRKLERQAFHEHVSDHKECRLGKWYSQGQGAELYSHVSGYRELDAPHRRVHEQGAAALDARRKGDLKAMVNHLDAMEAASLQVVHCIDRLMSQRH, from the coding sequence ATGCAGAAGGTGATTGAGCACTCGGCGATGATGGCGTTTTTGAACACCACCAAGCTGGATCATGCCGTGTGGAAATCTGAGATTTACCGCAAGCTGGAAAGGCAGGCGTTTCACGAGCATGTGAGCGACCATAAAGAGTGCCGTCTGGGTAAGTGGTACAGCCAGGGGCAGGGGGCCGAGCTGTATTCCCATGTGAGTGGTTACCGGGAGCTGGACGCCCCGCACCGCAGGGTGCACGAACAGGGCGCTGCAGCACTGGATGCCCGGCGCAAGGGCGACCTCAAGGCCATGGTGAATCATTTGGATGCCATGGAAGCCGCCAGTCTGCAGGTGGTGCATTGCATCGACAGGTTAATGAGCCAGCGCCATTAA